One Pecten maximus chromosome 7, xPecMax1.1, whole genome shotgun sequence genomic window carries:
- the LOC117330582 gene encoding uncharacterized protein LOC117330582: MDILEEYIVANDFGMAYVATENGDIQVDTKVNNVADKRRKLVIHFDIRNTVLVSDSVTNVTMEQALNSFLTGVVWGQEPSKGTWVWESYETSLTPPSPGAITYYKHMERILVKTPTDRRNLRLVTGDFTQTIGQAFRPYFCSTLDALRWKHPPSPEHEGMTMAGKDGKPYHYLLKSVYRLIYHLVENNRDFAIVFRTYGLDAPNVITSLAKGLQGDHPDFPIQDLGLKVTFPPGSVFRKSDDSCVFQTVEIENGRETPERSEVTGERAIYNMLSSKEGISGYKDDFIYWQSNDYSHEAAKPLYVDPYDENVHHIFFDDNIRTLEDDSIVNVRLFETKGCEKAKSLSKTDAAKFENVCLVQADLLMAIQDDDYYVKSVEQCEKNYSNFVNRYKSDG, translated from the coding sequence ATGGACATTTTAGAGGAATATATTGTTGCTAACGACTTTGGTATGGCGTACGTCGCAACGGAAAATGGCGACATTCAGGTGGATACTAAGGTAAACAACGTCGCAGACAAACGAAGGAAGCTCGTTATACATTTTGACATTCGCAATACTGTGTTGGTTTCGGACTCTGTCACAAATGTAACGATGGAGCAGGCCCTGAACAGTTTTCTGACAGGCGTTGTGTGGGGACAAGAACCTTCAAAGGGTACATGGGTTTGGGAATCCTACGAAACCTCTCTCACACCGCCTTCTCCTGGTGCTATTACCTACTACAAACACATGGAGAGAATCCTAGTTAAAACACCTACGGACAGAAGGAATCTTAGATTGGTAACAGGAGATTTTACTCAAACGATCGGGCAGGCATTCCGGCCTTATTTCTGCTCAACATTGGACGCTTTGAGGTGGAAACACCCTCCGAGTCCTGAACATGAAGGAATGACAATGGCCGGGAAAGATGGTAAGCCCTACCACTACCTCCTCAAATCTGTTTACAGGCTTATATACCATCTTGTAGAGAACAATCGTGATTTTGCTATTGTATTCCGTACATACGGCCTAGACGCCCCTAACGTCATTACAAGTCTCGCTAAAGGTCTTCAAGGAGATCACCCGGACTTTCCAATCCAAGATCTCGGATTAAAAGTAACTTTCCCACCTGGATCTGTTTTCCGTAAAAGCGACGATTCATGTGTGTTCCAAACCGTGGAAATTGAGAATGGTCGTGAAACTCCtgaaaggtcagaggtcacaggGGAACGTGCAATTTACAATATGCTCAGTAGCAAGGAGGGTATTTCAGGGTATAAAGACGATTTCATTTACTGGCAAAGCAACGACTACAGCCACGAGGCGGCCAAACCACTATATGTGGATCCATACGATGAGAATGTCCATCATATTTTCTTTGACGACAACATTCGAACATTAGAAGATGATAGCATTGTCAATGTCCGGCTGTTTGAAACCAAAGGATGTGAAAAGGCTAAAAGTTTGTCAAAGACGGATGCTGCGAAATTCGAGAACGTTTGTTTGGTACAGGCCGATCTGTTAATGGCTATTCAGGACGATGACTATTACGTCAAGTCGGTCGAGCAGTGCGAGAAAAACTACTCTAATTTCGTTAATAGGTACAAATCGGACGGATGA